TTCCTTCTTGGCCACCTTGTACATTTCCTTTCCTTTTGATCGTTTTGTACTCTACTTTTTCTACTCTTATGCGACTCTAGTAAATAACATCCACTCTCAGGACCTCCATCAGTTAGTTTGGTTTCATGTGGACTCaaagtttttcatatttcatgaGTCCTATTCCTCAAACAGACAtcggaaataaaattaaaattggatttaatacaaaattcttagaaaataaaaaacttaaattataCATGGGATTTGGGGATTTTTATAGATATATAGGCCATGTTTATTTCCATAACTCATGAAAATACTTAGCTGCAAAGGACAGTGTACTAATAATTTAAATGGATAGGAGTGAAAGAATTTGTTTACTGGTACAAAATGGAAATAGATAAGGGGTAAATATGAAAGAGTGATTTGACCAGGAGCCGCTAAAGGTGTGAACTGTAAACAAGCTTGTCTGCAGCATGTCTTGCATTTTATATGTAAACCTCCGAATTTTAAGTAGTAAAACTCTCATTGTTTTCCTAAAGAATAGAAATAACTTTAGGAATCCGAACTAATCTCTGACTGTCTTTTTATATTGTGTATGTTAATATCTGGTCTCAACTTTATGCTAAACCTCCATAATTTTATGATAACATCATTTAACGGTAAGatttaaaatggttttgtaatagtacaattttttttttctcaaattaatCAGATTCCAGATGTTACCTATTTAGTAACTTTATAATGTCTCATATATTTTTAGAACAGCTTTCATACCTGCAGGAAGTAGGAGCACAGAGGGTCCTCCTTGTTCTCTTCATCAACAAATAATCCTCCAATCACAAAGATCTGGTTCTCCTTGGTGACCAGGCTGACATGGTTCTTGGGAACTTGCGTGGAAACCGACGCCATGAAGCAGTCGTTGCCTGACGGGTCGTACCCCACAGTGCCGGTGTCGTTCACCATCAGTATTAGGTCCTTGACAAACATCCCAAATCGCAGGTTATCATTTAGAATAGCCGGTAGAAGATTTTCTTCATCCTCTTTGTCTTCAGTTTCTCCATCTTTCGCTGCCCCTCCCTCTTCcggtttgctttttttaatctccGGCATTTTCCCTCCTCGAGCGTCCTTGACCAGCTTCAGCTTCAGATGAAGCTCTGGATTAGCAGAGATGAGTTGGTGTTTCTCCACCTTTTCTTTCAGGTAATCGTCTGTGACAAGACGCAAACGAACGCAGTCCAGCAAATCTGGGagttctttctctctgctctcgGTATCCCGGCACACCCATCGCATCAGAGCCTCGAAAACAACCTCCTCCGTCTCCACGTTCAAGTTGTCATTcgtcaaaatggctgccaccTCGGTTGCGTTAAGCTGGAGGAAATCTTCGTCTTTGGAGATGAGCTGGAAACGCTCGCAGGCATAGTTCCGGGCAGAGACAGCCAGCCTGGGGCAGTCCAGCATCAAACCGAGCCTGAAGATAGCCAGGCAATTGCTGAGGCTGAGGCGCTTTTGTAAGAAAGACACGCAAACAGTGAAAATTGAAGGAATCTGGTACATGTTGGCAACAGCAAATATGTCCTGGACGTTCTGCTCTGTGACATTGATCTTGGAGGTGTACAGGTACTTGAGGATCAGACCGATGACACCGGGCTCAACGTCCTCCAGCAcgatttctctctttttgctttcatccaggtcagacaaaaaaatggaCCGGAAGTATGAGCTGCAGGCACACAGCACCAGGCGGTGACAAGGAAACTCCTTGTCTTTGATCTTCAGGACGCAGTCCACCAGCTTGTCGTTCTCCAGCAAATCATACAGGCCATCCTGGAGGAGAGTCTGCTGGTACACCCTGGGCTCATCCATGGGATTTATAGGCACAGCCATCTGAGAAGTCTTTAAGATGACACAGATAAAGTAGAATCGGATCCTCTTTATTGCACAGAATTTGGCTTTCCAGTCCAGAGTGGCTTTAGATGAACAGCGACCCTGCTCACCGGCTGAATCCTGGGACGGCTCGCTTTCTCAGCTGTCATGACCCTTCAACTGAGCTCCAACTGGAGGGTTATTTTTAGAGTGCTTGCTTGCTTCAGAGCTATGGGGGCTTTATTCTGGAACATTGCTGGAAATGCAATAACCCTGTCTCTGTCTGGCTTTTTTACCTCCCACTCACCCGCTCCCCTGGATAATCCGCCCACTCTCAAACAGCTGAGGCATATCTCATTGGAAGCATTTCCAATATAGCAAACCGTGATACTTCATGAGGCCTCTGTGACCAATTCAACCTAGCCATGTCGTCATTGAGGTTGAATCTTATCCCAGCGATCTCAACTGTGGTTGAAATTTAAGGCTAGATTTAAGTTGCCAAGAACAACAATTTAAGGGAAGGAAAGGTACCTTCTAAAGCTGCGTCCAAATTCAGAACTCTTGACGTCTTCAGTCCAAAGCTGATCTCTtgacaaattaaatattgtaaaacGAGTCcagcaaacaaaatgttctgtatGTCAGACTTTATTCAGGTCATCTTTAATGATGCTGAAACTGGACCTGAACAACTGAAACGACCCCAGGTTTTACAAGGTCGCAAAAGATTTGGGACCTTGTCCGAGCATACCAGTCATTCTTGTACCAGAATGACTGGTATGAATTGGTGGAAGAGATCACCAATTCATCTCCATGCTCTTTTTCCTAAAATTCTGGAGAGACTTGtgatttttgttggttttagttatccggaaagttttttttctggagtcACAGGAAGAGTCTACATTGCTTTAAGATGCCACTCATGGCATCTGTCAtcaccttaaaaaaataattcatccaCGTACGTTTTGTGTTCGTTGTAGGatctttttcaaatcaaatgctatttttttataCTGCTAGTCCAGTTTTGGTTTATGTTCTATAGAAGCCCAGAACCCCTGTCCCAGTCTCAATCTTTAACAGTCTTTACctatgtgtgtgtttcatttAGCCGTTTCTATGGGTGTTGATGGCGGTATAGCAGTTCGTCCCATAACCGGGTGTTGCTGGTTTGAGCTTTGTCCGTCTCTGTGTCGTTGGACAAGACACTTCACTCGCTTTACCTGCTGGTAGTGGTCACAGAACGCTTTACCTCTGCCAGACTGCtacagggcagctgtggctgcaATGCAGAAGCTGTCACTATGGTGggtgctttggagtcctctaGACTTTATAACGTACTTTGCAAATACATGCTACTTACCATTTCACATTTATATGAAACGTACTATTCTGCTGAACCTTTGCCCCAGTCTCAACTCTCTTAAAGCTTCCAGCACGTTTGTGTTTTGCATAAAGaccaaaacatttgattttggtctcatctcacCCGAGCACCTTCTTACACATTTTTGCTGGATCCTCTACATGTCTTCTGGCTAAATGGCGACTACAGAAGGTTTTTGTAGTCTGTACTTTTAATGTCAATGTCATTTTTGCTGCTTCACCTTATAACTCAGTTTCATGAAGTGCACAAATACATGTTGAAAATATCTGTGGATATCTGTTGCTCCCCCAGAAGCTTTCGGCCACTTCTCTGATTATTGCTCTGGCTCTGGCTGGTTTCCTTACTGACAATGTATTGCAAAGTCAATGTGATTTCCTGAGTAGAAGTGAGGGTCGTTTGTGCAAAATCAGTTCAGTCTATAGTGAATTTTAGTAAAAGATGGTGATGTCAGCAGCATATGTTGAAAAACACAACCTCttgcaaaaaaatcattttttgttattaaagaaaactttttaaaggcCAGTAAAAGCATCGGATGTCACTGGTTTGTTGAAGCGTTTCCATCAAGTGCTTACGTATAAGAGTCATGTGGGattaaaaagagttttattaACTGGTACTCATTACAAGAAAAATCTTTTCATGTAGACATACAGTCACATATCACTTTTTTCATACAGTAAAGTAGTAATTATGAGTGTCAGGGAAGTCAGTGCTTTGTTCGTCAGTAAATTTTTATAACTCCAGGACTGTACAATATCTTACAATAAATATGACCTAATGTTTTCCACTAACTATTAATAACCCCTTCCATATAAATACTCAATCTTATTTACAGCCTGTGACTTCCTAGAATCATTAAagattcattttacaaaagCTAATTAGGACATAATGAAGCTTCCAATATTCTCGACTAGATGGTCTGTTAGTCTCTGAACCTTTTGGTGAATGCCAAATTTCTACTCTGCTTTTTCTTTGCTGGAATCAGCCACTGCCTGTGGAGCAGCAGTGGGAGGACAGGTGGGGGTGGCAGCATTAAGAGGGGGGGCAGGAGGAAGTGGATCAGGGTCATCGATGAGGGCCTGTCTTCTCTCTCGCTCCTTGATCACTTGAATTAGACAGTAGGTCACAAACATGACAATGACGGTAGTTATAGGGAAGCCTGGAGAAAGGAGAAGTTATAAATTCAAAACCATaccaaaaaaatcacaacaatcTTTATGTTGCTAAAAGAAGAGATGGACCAAGAAATGAGCTGGTTAGTGAAATTGGCCTGAAAGTCCTTAAATCACCTCTAATCAGGAAGTGACTATCAGAAAATCTAACAGGTAACACATAGCTAAGAAATATCAGATTGCACTGATTATGGATGTTGTTACTGCTGAACTCAAAGTTTTGCAGTTAAGTGTTTGAAAGTAAAGTCAGAGGAAACAGATTTAGGaagtttttttaaaggaaaatttttattctttggagGCTTATTAGCCGTTTATTCAGACTGCTACCAAAGAGCAAGATGTCAGAAAGTGCCGGTCAATTTGATCCTTTGCCATTTTGTGATTTTAGGCCTTTTTACCTATTTGTGAACAACCACTGTCAAATCAGCCTTTGACAAGAATTTCTGActcaaaaatcaaacattttaccaaatttGTGAATGTACCGTACCAGGTATACCAATAGTACGCTTCTGTGTGGAAGTTATAACTGCTGGAAGAAGACTCATAGAGAGACATATTTTAGGATTAGtgggatatttaaaaaattaagacagaggaaacagaaaatatgtaagTGGACTCAACTCATCTTTTACCTAATGAATGCTGGAAATAGACAACTCTATGACTCTGTGGAGACACATATTTATGCTAGCAGCAGAGAGCAAGACTTTAAAAGGTATTGGTTATTTTGCTCCTTTGATGCTTAAtacttttgttgtaattttgaaaatatatatttctgctGTTAT
This portion of the Xiphophorus hellerii strain 12219 chromosome 21, Xiphophorus_hellerii-4.1, whole genome shotgun sequence genome encodes:
- the klhl40b gene encoding kelch-like protein 40b, translated to MAVPINPMDEPRVYQQTLLQDGLYDLLENDKLVDCVLKIKDKEFPCHRLVLCACSSYFRSIFLSDLDESKKREIVLEDVEPGVIGLILKYLYTSKINVTEQNVQDIFAVANMYQIPSIFTVCVSFLQKRLSLSNCLAIFRLGLMLDCPRLAVSARNYACERFQLISKDEDFLQLNATEVAAILTNDNLNVETEEVVFEALMRWVCRDTESREKELPDLLDCVRLRLVTDDYLKEKVEKHQLISANPELHLKLKLVKDARGGKMPEIKKSKPEEGGAAKDGETEDKEDEENLLPAILNDNLRFGMFVKDLILMVNDTGTVGYDPSGNDCFMASVSTQVPKNHVSLVTKENQIFVIGGLFVDEENKEDPLCSYFLQYDPVSTDWLGMPPLPTPRFLFGMAEGENSIFVLGGKELKDKEGTLDTVLVYDRQSFKWGESESIPYPVYGHSAVSHKDVVYVIGGKGDNKNCLKRMCSYDVKRFEWKELAPMKTARSLFGATLHQDKIYVAGGVTDDGLTDTVEVYDIATNTWSDFEPFPQERSSLSLVSLAGSLYAVGGFAMMPLEDSDEILPKETNDIWRYNETERKWNGILREIQYASGATVLGVRLNTLRLTKM